A genomic region of Pelodiscus sinensis isolate JC-2024 chromosome 1, ASM4963464v1, whole genome shotgun sequence contains the following coding sequences:
- the LOC102453448 gene encoding NADH dehydrogenase [ubiquinone] 1 beta subcomplex subunit 4 — translation MELPSSPSTYRPAPLASLPPQLDPAEYSESLEKRQAEAERLAIRARLKRRFQLQLHDPRCTGMIEDPAMHRWTYAKSYNIYPNFRPTPKNSLLGALFGLGPLIFWGYVFKTERDHKEKLIREGKYKRPFALSS, via the exons atggagttgCCTTCTTCCCCGTCGACCTACCGGCCGGCCCCCCTGGCCTCGCTGCCCCCGCAGCTGGACCCGGCCGAGTACAGCGAGTCCCTGGAGAAGCGCCAGGCCGAGGCGGAGCGTCTGGCCATCCGCGCGCGCCTCAAGCGCCGGTTCCAGCTGCAGCTGCACGACCCGCGCTGCACGGGCATGATC GAGGACCCTGCTATGCACCGTTGGACATATGCTAAATCATACAACATTTACCCCAATTTCCGGCCCACTCCCAAGAATTCCCTGTTGGGTGCATTGTTTGGGTTAGGACCCCTTATCTTCTGGGGGTACGTCTTCAAAACTGAGAGG GATCATAAAGAGAAGCTTATTCGGGAAGGCAAATACAAGCGACCATTTGCTCTCAGCTCCTAA